A genomic stretch from Georgenia muralis includes:
- a CDS encoding multicopper oxidase family protein gives MEVTRRDLFKIGAVGGLGAVALAGPWGGTLQGKSASKLRDRNFPARYASAFYRPPVLTPYERTVDAEGAPLHKYEVSQTTGLARLVRGGLLTPVLTYNGTVPGPTISVDRGVRVNLRVRNKLPLVHPQWGHTLDTSTHLHGSASLPQFDGYANDLTYPAYKKYYQFPNHQPARTIWYHDHASHHTAHNVYSGLAAQYHIHDEAERELLPQGDFDVPLTIGDAMFEESGRLAFDDNSTSGLWGDVILVNGVAWPVMKVQPRIYRFRVLNASISRSYRFRLSTGDPVTVVATDGGLVPTARQVTSWRHAPAERYEVLIDFRRHRGRRVELRNSSNENNVDYDYTDRIMAFDVLNVEPTKTRYDAQGVLGPDPTWDTLPTTLVSSETMDLQESWSVKKRHFRLKKNDLGVWTIGDQRWDDVIASGFTQVLANPGLNDTEVWTLENSSGGWFHPVHIHLVDFKILSRNGRPAFDYEQGPKDTVYLGEGETVRLLIKFGPHEGRYMVHCHNLPHEDHDMMAQFQVGNPGYPDPNDPIEAAQCVPDDDA, from the coding sequence ATGGAAGTGACGAGGCGAGACCTCTTCAAGATCGGTGCCGTCGGCGGCCTGGGCGCGGTCGCACTCGCCGGCCCCTGGGGCGGAACCCTCCAGGGCAAGTCGGCCAGCAAGCTGCGGGACCGCAACTTCCCCGCACGCTACGCCTCGGCGTTCTACCGGCCCCCGGTGCTGACGCCGTACGAGCGGACGGTCGACGCCGAGGGGGCCCCGCTGCACAAGTACGAGGTGAGCCAGACCACCGGCCTGGCCCGCCTCGTCCGCGGCGGCCTGCTCACGCCGGTCCTGACCTACAACGGCACGGTGCCCGGACCGACGATCAGCGTCGACCGGGGCGTGCGGGTCAACCTCCGGGTCCGGAACAAGCTCCCGCTCGTCCACCCGCAGTGGGGCCACACCCTGGACACGTCCACCCACCTGCACGGCTCGGCCTCGCTGCCGCAGTTCGACGGCTACGCCAACGACCTCACCTACCCGGCGTACAAGAAGTACTACCAGTTCCCCAACCACCAGCCCGCGCGGACGATCTGGTACCACGACCACGCCTCGCACCACACGGCGCACAACGTCTACTCGGGCCTGGCCGCGCAGTACCACATCCACGACGAGGCGGAGCGCGAGCTCCTCCCGCAGGGCGACTTCGACGTGCCGCTGACCATCGGCGACGCGATGTTCGAGGAGTCCGGGCGTCTGGCGTTCGACGACAACTCCACCTCGGGGCTGTGGGGCGACGTCATCCTCGTCAACGGTGTGGCCTGGCCGGTCATGAAGGTCCAGCCGCGCATCTACCGCTTCCGGGTGCTCAACGCCTCGATCTCGCGCTCGTACCGCTTCCGGCTCAGCACGGGGGACCCCGTGACCGTCGTCGCGACCGACGGCGGACTCGTGCCGACGGCGAGGCAGGTGACCTCCTGGCGCCACGCACCGGCCGAGCGCTACGAGGTGCTCATCGACTTCCGGCGCCACCGCGGGCGCCGGGTCGAGCTGCGCAACTCCTCCAACGAGAACAACGTCGACTACGACTACACCGACCGGATCATGGCCTTCGACGTCCTCAACGTCGAGCCGACCAAGACCCGCTACGACGCCCAGGGGGTGCTCGGTCCCGACCCGACGTGGGACACCCTGCCCACCACGCTGGTGAGCAGCGAGACGATGGACCTCCAGGAGTCGTGGTCGGTGAAGAAGCGCCACTTCCGGCTCAAGAAGAACGACCTCGGCGTGTGGACGATCGGCGACCAGCGGTGGGACGACGTCATCGCGTCGGGCTTCACCCAGGTCCTGGCCAACCCGGGCCTGAACGACACCGAGGTCTGGACGCTGGAGAACTCCTCGGGCGGATGGTTCCACCCGGTGCACATCCACCTCGTGGACTTCAAGATCCTCTCCCGCAACGGGCGACCGGCCTTCGACTACGAGCAGGGCCCGAAGGACACCGTCTACCTCGGTGAGGGCGAGACCGTCCGGCTGCTCATCAAGTTCGGGCCGCACGAGGGCCGGTACATGGTCCACTGCCACAACCTGCCGCACGAGGACCACGACATGATGGCCCAGTTCCAGGTGGGCAACCCCGGCTACCCCGACCCCAACGACCCGATCGAGGCCGCCCAGTGCGTCCCCGACGACGACGCGTGA